In Rouxiella sp. WC2420, the following proteins share a genomic window:
- the pilW gene encoding type IV pilus biogenesis/stability protein PilW: MAIVQWQSKGFFAASLAVCLLAACSSSKQPPVEAASGAPQTQLQLGMDYLKQGNIPAAKVNLQQAVDSSPQDYRNQLGMALYEQKIGNNDAAQSRYQQAFKLAPQNGTVLNNYGAFLCSLGQYVPSQQQFSIAASLPDSGPVADSLENAGYCFLKANQNDEAKMLLSQALKHDPDKGAPLITEANRQYKEGNRADAQLLLDVYQHVLPASADSLMLQIRFAALAGNPDSVQRYGKQLARNFPQSQQYQHFLANEY; this comes from the coding sequence ATGGCGATAGTGCAGTGGCAGTCGAAGGGGTTTTTCGCCGCGAGTCTGGCAGTTTGCCTGCTGGCAGCCTGTTCCAGCTCAAAGCAGCCGCCGGTCGAGGCCGCCTCTGGCGCACCTCAGACGCAACTTCAGTTGGGAATGGATTACTTGAAGCAGGGCAATATTCCTGCTGCTAAAGTCAATTTGCAACAGGCTGTGGATTCATCGCCACAGGATTATCGCAACCAGTTGGGGATGGCGTTGTACGAGCAAAAAATCGGCAACAACGATGCTGCACAAAGCCGCTACCAGCAAGCCTTTAAGCTCGCTCCGCAAAATGGAACCGTCCTGAATAATTACGGTGCGTTTTTGTGTAGTTTAGGGCAGTATGTACCGTCACAACAGCAGTTTAGCATCGCTGCCAGCTTGCCTGATTCCGGTCCGGTAGCTGACAGCCTTGAAAATGCGGGCTACTGTTTTCTGAAGGCTAATCAGAATGATGAGGCAAAAATGTTACTGAGCCAGGCTTTGAAACACGATCCTGACAAAGGCGCACCGCTGATTACTGAAGCCAACAGGCAGTACAAGGAAGGTAATCGCGCCGACGCGCAACTTTTACTGGATGTTTATCAACATGTTCTGCCAGCCAGCGCTGACAGTCTTATGTTACAAATTCGTTTCGCGGCGTTAGCCGGCAATCCAGATAGCGTTCAACGTTATGGAAAGCAGCTTGCGCGGAATTTTCCACAATCCCAACAGTACCAGCACTTCTTAGCTAATGAATACTGA
- the hisS gene encoding histidine--tRNA ligase translates to MAKNIQAIRGMNDYLPADTALWQRIEGTLKQVLGTYGYSEIRMPIVEQTPLFKRAIGEVTDVVEKEMYTFEDRNGESLTLRPEGTAGCVRAGIEHGLLYNQEQRMWYIGPMFRYERPQKGRYRQFNQLGVEVFGLNGPDIDAELIMLSARWWRALGIAENVSLELNSIGSLEARANYRDALVAFLEQHKEQLDEDCKRRMYTNPLRVLDSKNPEVQALLNGAPELADYLDQESREHFAGLCELLSLAGIPYTINQRLVRGLDYYNRTVFEWVTTSLGAQGTVCAGGRYDGLVEQLGGRATPAVGFAMGLERLVLLVQAVNPDFKAPATVDAYVISSGTGTQGAAMQLAEKLRDVLPELKVMTNYGGGNFKKQFARADKWGARIALVLGEDEVAAQQVVVKNLQSGEQETLAQSDLAVRLASMLG, encoded by the coding sequence GTGGCAAAGAACATCCAGGCTATCCGCGGCATGAACGATTATCTGCCTGCCGACACCGCTTTATGGCAACGTATTGAAGGCACGCTCAAGCAGGTCCTTGGCACTTACGGCTATAGCGAAATCCGTATGCCGATTGTAGAGCAGACCCCGTTATTCAAACGCGCGATCGGTGAAGTTACCGACGTGGTTGAAAAAGAAATGTATACCTTCGAAGACCGCAACGGTGAAAGCCTCACTCTGCGTCCGGAAGGTACTGCTGGCTGCGTTCGCGCCGGTATCGAGCATGGTCTGCTGTACAATCAGGAACAGCGTATGTGGTACATCGGTCCGATGTTCCGCTACGAGCGTCCGCAGAAAGGTCGTTATCGTCAATTCAATCAGCTGGGTGTCGAAGTGTTTGGCCTTAACGGCCCTGACATCGATGCCGAGCTCATCATGCTTAGTGCTCGCTGGTGGCGTGCGCTGGGTATCGCGGAAAACGTATCTCTTGAACTGAATTCGATTGGTTCGCTGGAGGCTCGTGCCAACTATCGTGATGCTCTGGTTGCCTTCCTTGAACAGCATAAAGAACAGCTCGACGAAGACTGTAAACGTCGCATGTACACCAATCCGTTACGCGTTCTGGACTCTAAAAATCCAGAAGTTCAGGCTTTGCTGAACGGCGCGCCGGAGCTGGCAGACTATCTCGACCAAGAATCTCGTGAACACTTTGCCGGTCTGTGTGAACTTTTAAGCCTTGCAGGTATCCCATATACGATTAATCAGCGTCTGGTGCGCGGTTTGGACTACTACAACCGCACAGTGTTCGAGTGGGTGACGACCAGTCTTGGCGCGCAAGGTACCGTGTGTGCCGGTGGCCGTTACGACGGTTTGGTTGAACAACTTGGTGGACGCGCTACACCGGCAGTAGGTTTTGCAATGGGCCTTGAGCGTTTAGTTCTGTTGGTTCAAGCGGTTAACCCTGATTTTAAAGCGCCTGCCACGGTCGATGCCTATGTGATTTCTTCCGGTACGGGTACGCAAGGTGCGGCTATGCAGCTGGCTGAAAAGCTGCGTGATGTACTGCCAGAGCTGAAAGTCATGACTAACTACGGCGGCGGAAACTTTAAAAAACAGTTTGCCCGCGCCGACAAATGGGGGGCGCGTATCGCCCTGGTATTAGGTGAGGACGAAGTCGCGGCTCAGCAGGTAGTAGTTAAAAATCTGCAAAGTGGTGAGCAAGAAACGCTGGCGCAGAGCGATTTGGCTGTGCGTCTGGCCTCGATGTTAGGTTAA
- the bamB gene encoding outer membrane protein assembly factor BamB, with product MQLRKTLLVGLVSVAFLSGCSLFNSEEDVVKMSPLPKVENQFTPTEVWSTSVGDGVGEYYSHLHPAWKDNTIYAADRFGTVKALDANNGKEKWKVDLSENPGFFSSNISAELSGGVTVDGSNLYIGSEKAVVYSLNTADGKLAWKTTVAGEAISRPVVSDGLVLIHTGNGILQALNQKDGTVAWSANLDMPTLSLRGESAPATAFGAAIVGGDNGRVSAVLMKEGQMIWQQRISEPSGATEIDRLSDIDTTPVIANGVIYTVAYNGNLVAMDLRSGQIAWKREVGSVNNIVVDGDRIYMVDQNDRVMALNTEGGVTIWTQSALLHRNLTAPVLYNGFIVVGDAEGYLHWMNTNDGRFVAQQKVDSSGLLSAPIVASDKLVVQAKGGEVYSFKR from the coding sequence ATGCAATTGCGTAAAACTCTCCTGGTGGGATTAGTTTCCGTCGCCTTCCTGAGCGGCTGTTCCCTGTTTAACAGCGAAGAAGACGTCGTTAAAATGTCTCCGCTGCCAAAGGTTGAGAATCAGTTCACACCAACAGAAGTGTGGAGCACTTCCGTGGGTGATGGCGTAGGCGAGTATTACTCTCACCTGCACCCGGCCTGGAAAGACAACACTATTTACGCTGCCGATCGTTTTGGTACCGTAAAAGCGCTGGATGCCAACAACGGTAAAGAGAAGTGGAAAGTTGATCTCTCTGAAAACCCTGGCTTCTTCTCCAGCAACATTTCCGCCGAGCTTTCTGGTGGTGTGACTGTTGACGGTTCCAACCTGTATATCGGCAGTGAAAAAGCTGTTGTTTACTCGTTGAATACGGCCGACGGTAAACTTGCCTGGAAAACCACGGTAGCAGGTGAAGCGATTTCACGCCCTGTTGTCAGCGACGGTCTGGTATTAATCCACACCGGTAACGGCATTCTGCAGGCATTGAACCAGAAAGACGGGACTGTTGCCTGGAGCGCCAACCTTGATATGCCAACCTTGTCCTTGCGCGGCGAATCTGCCCCTGCTACGGCATTTGGTGCGGCTATCGTCGGCGGCGACAACGGTCGTGTCAGCGCAGTGCTGATGAAAGAAGGCCAGATGATTTGGCAGCAACGTATCTCTGAGCCGAGCGGAGCGACTGAAATCGACCGCCTGAGCGATATCGATACCACGCCAGTTATCGCAAACGGCGTTATCTATACTGTTGCTTACAACGGTAATTTGGTTGCGATGGATCTGCGCTCAGGGCAAATTGCCTGGAAACGTGAAGTTGGCTCGGTGAATAATATCGTTGTCGACGGCGACCGTATTTATATGGTTGACCAGAATGACCGCGTTATGGCCCTCAACACTGAAGGCGGCGTGACTATCTGGACTCAGAGTGCGCTTCTACACCGCAACCTGACCGCGCCAGTGCTGTACAATGGCTTTATTGTGGTCGGCGATGCCGAGGGTTATCTGCATTGGATGAACACCAACGACGGACGCTTTGTCGCCCAGCAGAAAGTGGACTCATCTGGCCTGCTGAGCGCGCCAATTGTGGCAAGCGACAAGCTGGTGGTGCAGGCCAAGGGCGGCGAGGTTTACTCCTTCAAACGCTAA
- a CDS encoding YfgM family protein yields MEVYTTENEQVDAVRRFFAENGKALAIGVVLGIAALGGWRYWQSHENTALTEASASFQQATTALTDNKADGVANLEKFAQNNSNSYGVFAALQLADHFVQAKDFTNAEKQLNQASQLSKDENLLSLVNYRLARIQLQENKLDDALKTLDNVKGDGWMAMQQEVRGDVLLAKGDTKGARDAYSKGLDSKPSQTLQTMLRMKLNNLSS; encoded by the coding sequence GTGGAAGTCTATACCACTGAAAATGAACAGGTTGATGCCGTCCGCCGCTTCTTTGCCGAAAACGGTAAAGCGCTGGCCATTGGTGTCGTGCTGGGTATTGCTGCGTTAGGTGGATGGCGTTATTGGCAGTCTCATGAGAATACCGCTCTGACAGAAGCCTCAGCCTCATTCCAGCAAGCTACAACCGCATTGACGGATAACAAAGCCGACGGCGTTGCCAATTTAGAGAAGTTTGCCCAGAACAACAGCAACAGCTACGGCGTTTTTGCAGCTTTGCAATTAGCTGACCACTTCGTTCAGGCCAAAGACTTTACCAATGCTGAAAAGCAGCTGAACCAGGCGAGCCAGCTTTCCAAAGACGAAAATTTATTATCACTGGTTAACTACCGTCTGGCACGGATTCAGTTGCAGGAAAACAAACTGGATGACGCGCTGAAAACCCTCGACAATGTTAAGGGTGACGGCTGGATGGCGATGCAACAAGAGGTACGTGGTGATGTTCTTCTCGCGAAGGGCGACACCAAAGGTGCCAGGGATGCATACAGTAAAGGCCTTGATTCCAAGCCATCTCAAACGCTGCAAACTATGCTGCGTATGAAATTGAATAATTTATCCAGCTAA
- a CDS encoding bifunctional tRNA (adenosine(37)-C2)-methyltransferase TrmG/ribosomal RNA large subunit methyltransferase RlmN: protein MSNTIELDIPVLSSNEIDSLNVIRAENAAIAELAEKSAAPVSAKINLLDLNRKQMREFFLKMGEKPFRADQVMKWMYHYCSDDFEDMTDINKTLREKLARVAEIRAPEVAVEQRSADGTIKWAIQVGNQQVETVYIPDGDRATLCVSSQVGCALECTFCSTAQQGFNRNLRVSEIIGQVWRAAKIIGAAKIAGTRPITNVVMMGMGEPLLNLNNVVPAMEIMLDDFGFGLSKRRVTLSTSGVVPALDKLGDMIDVALAISLHAPNDTIRDEIVPINRKYNIDTFLASVNRYLGKSNANQGRVTVEYVMLDHINDGTEHAHELAEKLKDTPCKINLIPWNPFPGAPYGRSSNSRIDRFSKVLMEYGFTVIVRKTRGDDIDAACGQLAGEVIDRTKRTLKKKMANDAIMMKSM, encoded by the coding sequence ATGTCGAATACTATCGAATTAGATATCCCCGTTCTTAGTTCCAACGAGATCGACTCCCTGAACGTCATCCGTGCAGAAAACGCAGCCATAGCCGAACTGGCTGAGAAATCTGCGGCACCGGTGAGCGCCAAAATTAATCTTCTGGACCTGAACCGCAAGCAAATGCGCGAGTTTTTCCTCAAAATGGGTGAAAAACCGTTTCGTGCCGATCAGGTTATGAAGTGGATGTACCATTACTGCAGCGATGATTTCGAGGATATGACCGATATCAATAAAACGCTGCGTGAAAAACTGGCACGCGTTGCCGAAATCCGCGCCCCTGAAGTTGCCGTGGAACAACGCTCTGCCGACGGCACCATCAAATGGGCTATTCAGGTTGGCAATCAGCAGGTTGAAACCGTTTATATTCCTGATGGCGATCGCGCCACGCTGTGTGTGTCTTCTCAGGTAGGCTGCGCGCTGGAATGTACTTTCTGTTCCACCGCGCAGCAGGGCTTTAACCGCAATCTGCGTGTTTCAGAAATCATCGGCCAAGTGTGGCGCGCCGCTAAAATTATCGGTGCTGCAAAAATTGCCGGTACTCGTCCAATCACCAACGTGGTGATGATGGGCATGGGTGAGCCACTGCTTAACCTCAACAACGTGGTTCCTGCAATGGAGATCATGCTGGATGACTTCGGTTTTGGTCTGTCTAAACGCCGTGTAACGCTTTCAACCTCCGGTGTGGTTCCTGCTCTTGATAAACTGGGCGATATGATCGACGTCGCGCTGGCAATCTCTCTGCATGCACCAAATGACACTATCCGTGATGAAATCGTGCCGATTAATCGTAAATACAACATCGATACCTTCCTGGCTTCGGTAAATCGCTATTTGGGTAAATCGAATGCGAATCAAGGACGCGTTACCGTTGAATACGTTATGCTTGATCATATCAACGACGGTACCGAGCACGCTCACGAGTTGGCCGAAAAGCTGAAAGATACTCCGTGCAAGATTAACCTGATCCCATGGAACCCCTTCCCGGGGGCTCCATACGGACGTAGCTCCAACAGCCGCATTGACCGTTTCTCTAAAGTATTGATGGAATATGGTTTTACTGTCATTGTGCGTAAAACACGCGGTGATGACATCGATGCAGCCTGCGGTCAGTTGGCAGGTGAAGTCATTGACCGCACCAAGCGTACTTTGAAGAAAAAAATGGCTAACGACGCTATTATGATGAAATCCATGTAA
- the ispG gene encoding flavodoxin-dependent (E)-4-hydroxy-3-methylbut-2-enyl-diphosphate synthase: MHNQAPITRRKSTRIYVGKVPVGDGAPIAVQSMTNTRTTDVEATVAQIKSLERVGVDIVRVSVPTMDAAEAFKLIKQQVNVPLVADIHFDYRIALKVAEYGVDCLRINPGNIGNESRIRAVVDCARDKNIPIRIGVNGGSLEKDLQEKFGEPTPQALFESAMRHVDILDRLNFDQFKVSVKASDVFLAVESYRLLARQIVQPLHLGITEAGGLRAGSVKSAIGLGLLLSEGIGDTLRISLAADPVEEVKVGFDILKSLRIRSRGINFIACPTCSRQEFDVIGTVNALEQRLEDIITPMDISIIGCVVNGPGEALVSTIGVTGGHNKSGFYEDGVRQRDRFDNEQMIDQLEAKIRAKAALMDQSKRIVINHLEK; this comes from the coding sequence ATGCATAACCAAGCACCCATTACCCGTCGCAAATCAACAAGGATTTACGTCGGCAAGGTGCCTGTCGGTGATGGTGCACCAATCGCGGTGCAATCAATGACCAACACCCGCACCACCGATGTCGAGGCAACCGTTGCTCAGATTAAATCTCTTGAGCGTGTTGGCGTCGATATTGTTCGTGTTTCTGTTCCAACCATGGACGCAGCTGAAGCCTTCAAGCTTATCAAACAGCAGGTTAACGTTCCATTGGTTGCAGATATCCATTTCGACTACCGTATCGCGCTGAAAGTTGCCGAATACGGGGTTGACTGCCTGCGTATCAATCCAGGCAATATCGGTAATGAATCGCGTATTCGCGCGGTTGTTGACTGCGCCCGCGACAAAAATATTCCTATCCGTATCGGTGTTAACGGCGGCTCGCTGGAAAAAGATCTGCAGGAAAAATTTGGCGAACCTACGCCTCAAGCCCTGTTTGAGTCCGCGATGCGTCACGTCGATATCCTCGACAGGCTTAACTTTGATCAGTTCAAGGTTAGCGTGAAGGCCTCAGACGTCTTTCTGGCCGTTGAGTCTTACCGCCTGCTTGCCAGGCAAATCGTTCAGCCTCTGCATCTTGGCATCACTGAAGCTGGTGGTTTGCGCGCCGGTTCGGTTAAATCTGCCATTGGTCTTGGTCTGCTGCTGTCTGAAGGGATCGGCGATACGCTGCGTATCTCTCTGGCTGCCGATCCTGTCGAAGAAGTCAAAGTTGGATTCGACATCCTCAAGTCGCTGCGCATTCGATCGCGCGGGATCAACTTCATCGCCTGTCCAACCTGTTCGCGTCAGGAATTTGACGTGATCGGCACGGTTAACGCGCTGGAACAACGTCTCGAAGACATCATCACTCCAATGGATATTTCGATTATTGGCTGTGTAGTTAACGGTCCGGGCGAAGCACTGGTGTCAACTATTGGCGTAACTGGCGGTCACAACAAAAGCGGTTTCTACGAAGACGGCGTTCGTCAGAGAGACAGATTCGATAATGAGCAGATGATCGATCAGCTTGAAGCCAAGATCCGGGCTAAAGCGGCTCTGATGGATCAAAGTAAGCGCATTGTTATCAATCATCTCGAAAAGTAA
- the rodZ gene encoding cytoskeleton protein RodZ — translation MNTEATQDKSTKVTAGERLRQAREQLGLSHQAVAERLCLKLSTIRQIEEGTTPADLAPTFLRGYIRSYAKLVHVPEEELATLIGKQAPINVPKVASMQGVSLRKSRKKRDGWLMGFTWLIVFVVLGLTGAWWWQNHQAQQEEIANMADQSTAQLNQDNAQGQSIPLNSGDTSSQNTATNAAQPAAPADTSTGNAAAPQAQNSIPLNTTPGSATNVGTAQTQQPAADQTSQPAPAETPSSTLPTGDAQATTAAADADAVTMTFKSNCWLQIDDATGKSLFSGIKKGGETLSVKGKAPYKLKIGAPGAVDIQYQGKPVDLSRFVKSNRVARLTLAAQ, via the coding sequence ATGAATACTGAAGCCACTCAAGATAAAAGTACTAAAGTGACAGCGGGCGAGCGCCTGCGTCAAGCTCGTGAGCAGTTGGGACTCAGCCATCAGGCTGTGGCGGAACGCCTTTGCCTGAAGCTTTCGACTATTCGACAAATCGAAGAGGGAACTACGCCGGCAGACTTGGCGCCGACTTTCCTGCGCGGTTACATTCGCTCCTATGCAAAACTGGTCCACGTTCCTGAAGAGGAGTTGGCAACGTTAATTGGCAAGCAAGCGCCAATCAATGTGCCAAAAGTGGCGTCTATGCAGGGTGTTTCATTACGCAAGTCACGCAAAAAACGCGATGGCTGGCTGATGGGCTTTACCTGGCTTATTGTTTTCGTAGTCCTCGGCCTGACCGGTGCATGGTGGTGGCAAAATCATCAAGCGCAGCAGGAAGAGATTGCCAATATGGCAGATCAATCGACCGCGCAGCTTAACCAGGACAACGCTCAGGGGCAATCTATTCCTCTGAACAGTGGTGATACTTCTTCACAGAACACAGCAACGAACGCAGCTCAGCCAGCCGCTCCAGCCGATACCTCTACGGGTAATGCTGCTGCTCCACAGGCTCAGAACTCGATTCCGCTGAACACGACGCCAGGCTCTGCTACCAATGTGGGCACTGCACAGACTCAGCAACCTGCTGCGGATCAAACCAGCCAGCCAGCTCCGGCTGAGACCCCGTCTTCTACATTGCCTACTGGCGATGCTCAGGCCACTACTGCTGCAGCTGATGCAGACGCTGTGACCATGACCTTTAAATCAAACTGCTGGTTGCAGATTGATGATGCCACTGGCAAATCATTGTTCAGCGGGATCAAGAAAGGGGGAGAAACTCTGAGTGTTAAAGGTAAAGCTCCTTACAAGTTGAAAATCGGTGCACCTGGTGCGGTTGATATTCAATACCAAGGTAAGCCGGTTGATCTAAGCCGTTTCGTTAAATCAAACCGTGTTGCTCGTCTGACTTTAGCTGCGCAGTAA
- the der gene encoding ribosome biogenesis GTPase Der — protein MIPVVALVGRPNVGKSTLFNRLTKTRDALVADFPGLTRDRKYGRAEIEGNEFIIVDTGGIDGTEDGVETRMAGQSLLAIEEADIVLFMVDARAGVMPADQGIAQHLRSREKATFLVANKTDGLDADSATADFYSLGLGEVYAIAASHGRGVTQLIEHVLIPFVGEKPEEVELSEEEANAAYWAEKLGDEDAIPEDVEDDFDPTTLPIKLAIVGRPNVGKSTLTNRILGEDRVVVYDMPGTTRDSIYIPMVRDEREYVLIDTAGVRKRGKVTETVEKFSVIKTLQAIEDANVVMLVIDAREGISDQDLSLLGFILNSGRSLVIVVNKWDGLSQEARDAVKDTLDMRLGFIDFARIHFISALHGSGVGNLFESVNEAYNCATKRVGTSLLTRIMQMAAEDHQPPLVNGRRVKLKYAHAGGYNPPIVVIHGNQVKDLADSYKRYLMNYFRRSLEIMGTPIRIQFKEGENPFEGKRNPLTPNQMRKRKRLMSHLKKK, from the coding sequence ATGATACCTGTCGTCGCGCTAGTTGGGCGCCCGAATGTGGGTAAATCCACCTTATTTAACCGTTTGACCAAGACGCGTGATGCGTTGGTGGCGGATTTCCCCGGGCTAACGCGTGACCGCAAGTATGGTCGTGCCGAGATCGAGGGTAACGAATTTATTATTGTTGATACCGGTGGTATCGATGGTACCGAAGATGGCGTTGAAACCCGCATGGCGGGGCAATCTTTGCTGGCAATTGAAGAAGCAGACATCGTGCTGTTTATGGTCGATGCCCGTGCAGGCGTGATGCCTGCCGATCAGGGCATTGCCCAGCATCTTCGCAGCCGTGAGAAAGCGACCTTCCTGGTAGCAAACAAAACCGACGGTCTCGATGCAGACAGCGCAACTGCCGATTTTTACTCCCTCGGTCTGGGCGAAGTTTATGCTATCGCCGCTTCCCACGGTCGTGGCGTAACTCAGCTTATCGAGCACGTATTAATTCCATTCGTCGGTGAAAAGCCTGAAGAAGTTGAGCTGAGCGAAGAAGAGGCCAATGCGGCCTATTGGGCAGAGAAGCTTGGCGATGAAGACGCAATTCCGGAAGACGTTGAAGACGACTTCGACCCGACCACTTTGCCAATCAAGCTGGCGATTGTTGGGCGTCCTAACGTAGGTAAGTCAACACTAACCAACCGCATCCTCGGCGAAGACCGCGTTGTGGTTTATGACATGCCTGGCACCACGCGTGACAGTATTTATATCCCGATGGTTCGTGATGAGCGCGAATACGTGCTGATTGATACCGCCGGTGTGCGTAAGCGCGGCAAAGTCACTGAAACCGTCGAGAAATTCTCGGTTATCAAAACCTTGCAAGCTATCGAAGATGCCAACGTAGTTATGTTGGTTATTGACGCACGCGAGGGTATTTCTGATCAGGATCTCTCTCTGCTCGGCTTTATCCTCAATAGTGGGCGCTCACTGGTCATCGTGGTGAATAAATGGGACGGCCTGTCTCAGGAAGCCCGCGATGCAGTGAAAGATACCCTCGACATGCGTCTGGGCTTCATTGACTTTGCCCGTATCCACTTTATCTCCGCGCTGCACGGCAGCGGCGTAGGTAACCTGTTTGAATCAGTTAACGAAGCCTATAATTGCGCTACGAAGCGCGTTGGTACGTCTTTGCTGACTCGAATTATGCAGATGGCTGCAGAAGATCACCAGCCGCCTCTGGTTAACGGACGTCGCGTTAAGCTGAAATATGCTCACGCCGGGGGTTATAACCCGCCTATCGTGGTCATCCACGGTAATCAGGTAAAAGACTTGGCCGACTCCTACAAACGTTATTTGATGAACTATTTCCGCCGTTCATTAGAAATCATGGGTACGCCAATCCGTATTCAATTCAAAGAGGGTGAAAACCCGTTTGAAGGTAAGCGCAACCCTCTGACGCCAAACCAGATGCGTAAACGTAAGCGTCTGATGTCGCACCTGAAAAAGAAATAA
- the ndk gene encoding nucleoside-diphosphate kinase produces the protein MTIERTFSIIKPNSVANNDIGAITARFERAGFQIIASKMIRLSKEKAEGFYAEHKGRPFFDGLVEFMTSGPVVVQVLEGENAVQRNRDIMGATNPDNALAGTLRADFADSFTANAVHGSDAVESAQREIAYFFDESEICAR, from the coding sequence ATGACTATCGAACGTACTTTTTCTATCATCAAGCCAAACTCCGTTGCTAACAATGACATCGGTGCTATCACTGCTCGTTTCGAACGTGCTGGTTTCCAGATCATCGCTTCTAAAATGATCCGTCTGAGCAAAGAAAAAGCTGAAGGCTTCTACGCTGAGCACAAAGGCCGCCCATTCTTCGACGGTCTGGTAGAGTTCATGACCTCTGGTCCTGTTGTTGTTCAGGTTCTGGAAGGCGAAAATGCCGTTCAGCGTAACCGTGACATCATGGGCGCAACCAACCCAGACAACGCTCTGGCTGGTACTCTGCGTGCTGATTTCGCTGACAGCTTCACTGCTAACGCCGTTCACGGTTCTGACGCGGTTGAATCAGCACAGCGCGAAATCGCTTACTTCTTCGACGAAAGCGAAATCTGCGCTCGTTAA